One Lepus europaeus isolate LE1 chromosome X, mLepTim1.pri, whole genome shotgun sequence genomic window carries:
- the CCNQ gene encoding cyclin-Q isoform X2 yields MEAVGRESYGGGAGALGAEGRPVSEARVHFRVTRFIMEAGVKLGMRSIPVATACTIYHKFFGEIDLGAYDPYLVAMTSIYLAGKVEEQHLRTRDIINVSNRYFNPSSEPLELDSRFWELRDSIVQCELLMLRILRFQVSFQHPHKYLLHYLVSLKNWLNRYSWQRTPVSVTAWALLRDSYHGGLCLRFPAQHLAVAVLYLALHIYGVEVPAEAEAEKPWWQIYAMDTEIP; encoded by the exons ATGGAGGCCGTTGGCCGAGAGAGCTacggaggaggggctggggcgctGGGGGCCGAGGGGCGGCCGGTGTCCGAGGCGAGGGTACACTTCCGAGTGACGAGATTCATCATGGAGGCAG GTGTCAAACTAGGGATGCGGTCCATTCCCGTTGCCACTGCTTGTACCATCTACCATAAGTTCTTTGGCGAGATCGACCTGGGTGCCTATGACCCTTACCTGGTTGCCATGACATCCATTTATTTGGCTGGCAAAGTGGAGGAGCAACACCTGCGTACCCGTGACATCATCAACGTGTCCAACAG GTACTTTAACCCGAGCAGTGAGCCCTTGGAGCTGGACtcccgcttctgggagctccgagACAGCATCGTGCAGTGCGAGCTTCTCATGCTGAGGATCCTgcgcttccaggtctccttccagCACCCGCACAAG TACCTGCTCCACTACCTGGTCTCCCTCAAGAACTGGCTGAACCGCTACAGCTGGCAGCGGACTCCCGTCTCCGTCACGGCCTGGGCCCTGCTGCGGGACAGCTACCACGGAGGGCTGTGCCTCCGCTTCCCGGCGCAGCACCTGGCTGTGGCCGTGCTCTACCTGGCCCTGCACATCTATGGTGTGGAGGTGCCCGCCGAGGCGGAGGCCGAGAAGCCGTGGTGGCAG ATTTATGCCATGGACACAGAGATCCCCTaa
- the CCNQ gene encoding cyclin-Q isoform X3: protein MRSIPVATACTIYHKFFGEIDLGAYDPYLVAMTSIYLAGKVEEQHLRTRDIINVSNRYFNPSSEPLELDSRFWELRDSIVQCELLMLRILRFQVSFQHPHKYLLHYLVSLKNWLNRYSWQRTPVSVTAWALLRDSYHGGLCLRFPAQHLAVAVLYLALHIYGVEVPAEAEAEKPWWQVFSDDLTKPIIDNIVSDLIQIYAMDTEIP from the exons ATGCGGTCCATTCCCGTTGCCACTGCTTGTACCATCTACCATAAGTTCTTTGGCGAGATCGACCTGGGTGCCTATGACCCTTACCTGGTTGCCATGACATCCATTTATTTGGCTGGCAAAGTGGAGGAGCAACACCTGCGTACCCGTGACATCATCAACGTGTCCAACAG GTACTTTAACCCGAGCAGTGAGCCCTTGGAGCTGGACtcccgcttctgggagctccgagACAGCATCGTGCAGTGCGAGCTTCTCATGCTGAGGATCCTgcgcttccaggtctccttccagCACCCGCACAAG TACCTGCTCCACTACCTGGTCTCCCTCAAGAACTGGCTGAACCGCTACAGCTGGCAGCGGACTCCCGTCTCCGTCACGGCCTGGGCCCTGCTGCGGGACAGCTACCACGGAGGGCTGTGCCTCCGCTTCCCGGCGCAGCACCTGGCTGTGGCCGTGCTCTACCTGGCCCTGCACATCTATGGTGTGGAGGTGCCCGCCGAGGCGGAGGCCGAGAAGCCGTGGTGGCAG GTGTTTAGTGACGACCTTACCAAGCCAATCATTGATAACATTGTGTCTGATCTCATTCAGATTTATGCCATGGACACAGAGATCCCCTaa
- the CCNQ gene encoding cyclin-Q isoform X1, whose translation MEAVGRESYGGGAGALGAEGRPVSEARVHFRVTRFIMEAGVKLGMRSIPVATACTIYHKFFGEIDLGAYDPYLVAMTSIYLAGKVEEQHLRTRDIINVSNRYFNPSSEPLELDSRFWELRDSIVQCELLMLRILRFQVSFQHPHKYLLHYLVSLKNWLNRYSWQRTPVSVTAWALLRDSYHGGLCLRFPAQHLAVAVLYLALHIYGVEVPAEAEAEKPWWQVFSDDLTKPIIDNIVSDLIQIYAMDTEIP comes from the exons ATGGAGGCCGTTGGCCGAGAGAGCTacggaggaggggctggggcgctGGGGGCCGAGGGGCGGCCGGTGTCCGAGGCGAGGGTACACTTCCGAGTGACGAGATTCATCATGGAGGCAG GTGTCAAACTAGGGATGCGGTCCATTCCCGTTGCCACTGCTTGTACCATCTACCATAAGTTCTTTGGCGAGATCGACCTGGGTGCCTATGACCCTTACCTGGTTGCCATGACATCCATTTATTTGGCTGGCAAAGTGGAGGAGCAACACCTGCGTACCCGTGACATCATCAACGTGTCCAACAG GTACTTTAACCCGAGCAGTGAGCCCTTGGAGCTGGACtcccgcttctgggagctccgagACAGCATCGTGCAGTGCGAGCTTCTCATGCTGAGGATCCTgcgcttccaggtctccttccagCACCCGCACAAG TACCTGCTCCACTACCTGGTCTCCCTCAAGAACTGGCTGAACCGCTACAGCTGGCAGCGGACTCCCGTCTCCGTCACGGCCTGGGCCCTGCTGCGGGACAGCTACCACGGAGGGCTGTGCCTCCGCTTCCCGGCGCAGCACCTGGCTGTGGCCGTGCTCTACCTGGCCCTGCACATCTATGGTGTGGAGGTGCCCGCCGAGGCGGAGGCCGAGAAGCCGTGGTGGCAG GTGTTTAGTGACGACCTTACCAAGCCAATCATTGATAACATTGTGTCTGATCTCATTCAGATTTATGCCATGGACACAGAGATCCCCTaa